A part of Arachis hypogaea cultivar Tifrunner chromosome 12, arahy.Tifrunner.gnm2.J5K5, whole genome shotgun sequence genomic DNA contains:
- the LOC112727069 gene encoding probable methyltransferase PMT3 isoform X1, which yields MARMARGRADGSPRKRLVTIMLVFVTIGGLIYLYSQNSSESSAVNKSLKQFSWKGDGVNDESSSGTSVVPKTIPVCDDRLSELIPCLDRNLIYQTRLKLDLNLMEHYERHCPMPERRYNCLIPPPPGYKIPIKWPKSRDQVWKANIPHTHLATEKSDQNWMVVKGEKIVFPGGGTHFHHGADKYIASIANMLNFPDNNINNRGRLRNVFDVGCGVASFGGYLLSSDVIAMSLAPNDVHENQIQFALERGIPAYLGVLGTKRLPYPSRSFELAHCSRCRIDWLQRDGILLLELDRLLRPGGYFAYSSPEAYAQDEEDKRIWKEMSALVERMCWKIAAKKNQTVIWVKPLTNDCYLRREPDTRPPLCKSNDDPDAVWGVNMEACITRYSDQMHKARGSGLAPWPARLTTPPPRLADFNYSADFFNKDMEVWQQRVNDYWTMLGNKIKPDTIRNVMDMKAKLGSFAAALKDKDVWVMNVVPENGPNTLKIIYDRGLLGTVHNWCEAFSTYPRTYDLLHASTIFSDIIEKECSPEDLLIEMDRILRPKGFIIVHDKRSVVLAIKKFLPALHWEKVAISGEDDDAILIIQKKIWLTSESIRVSE from the exons A TGGCCAGAATGGCGAGAGGGCGAGCAGATGGGAGCCCGAGAAAACGGTTGGTCACGATTATGTTGGTTTTCGTGACTATTGGTGGTTTGATTTACTTGTATTCTCAGAATAGCAGCGAGTCTTCGGCTGTTAACAAATCTTTGAAACAATTTAGCTGGAAGGGGGATGGAGTTAATGATGAATCTTCATCCGGAACCAGTGTTGTACCAAAGACCATTCCA GTCTGCGATGATCGTCTATCGGAACTCATTCCATGCCTAGACAGAAATCTCATATACCAAACAAGATTGAAGCTTGATTTGAATTTGATGGAGCATTATGAACGACATTGCCCAATGCCCGAGAGGCGTTATAATTGTTTGATTCCCCCTCCGCCAGGGTACAAG ATTCCAATTAAGTGGCCAAAAAGTAGAGATCAGGTATGGAAGGCAAATATACCTCATACCCATCTTGCAACTGAAAAATCTGACCAAAACTGGATGGTTGTAAAAGGCGAAAAGATTGTTTTTCCTGGTGGAGGAACTCACTTCCATCACGGTGCCGATAAATATATTGCATCAATTGCCAAT ATGCTCAACTTCCCAGATAATAATATAAACAATAGAGGAAGGCTCCGCAATGTTTTTGATGTTGGCTGTGGTGTTGCAAGCTTTGGAGGATACCTACTTTCTTCTGATGTAATTGCAATGTCATTAGCACCAAACGATGTTCATGAAAATCAAATCCAGTTTGCTTTAGAGAGAGGAATTCCGGCATATCTTGGTGTTTTAGGAACTAAAAGACTACCGTACCCTAGTAGATCATTTGAACTTGCTCATTGTTCTCGTTGTAGAATTGATTGGCTTCAAAGGGACGGTATTCTTCTTCTTGAGCTGGATAGACTGCTTCGACCAGGAGGCTACTTCGCCTACTCATCTCCTGAAGCTTATGCTCAAGATGAAGAGGATAAGAGAATTTGGAAAGAAATGAGTGCTCTTGTGGAGCGGATGTGTTGGAAAATAGCTGCCAAGAAGAACCAAACTGTTATATGGGTGAAGCCACTTACAAACGATTGCTACTTAAGAAGAGAGCCTGATACTCGGCCACCGCTTTGCAAATCCAATGATGATCCTGATGCTGTTTGGGGAGTTAATATGGAAGCTTGCATCACACGTTACTCTGATC AAATGCACAAAGCAAGAGGAAGCGGTTTGGCTCCTTGGCCGGCACGATTGACTACCCCTCCTCCTCGTCTTGCGGACTTCAATTATTCTGCCGATTTTTTTAACAAGGACATg GAAGTTTGGCAACAACGAGTCAATGATTATTGGACCATGCTTGGCAATAAAATTAAGCCTGACACGATCCGGAATGTGATGGACATGAAGGCAAAGTTAGGTTCATTTGCTGCTGCTTTGAAGGACAAAGATGTTTGGGTTATGAATGTGGTGCCAGAAAATGGGCCAAACACACTGAAGATAATATACGACAGAGGACTGTTGGGAACGGTTCACAACTG GTGCGAAGCATTTTCGACCTACCCTCGTACATATGACCTACTCCATGCGTCAACTATATTTTCTGATATCATTGAGAAGGAATGCAGTCCGGAAGATTTACTAATTGAGATGGATAGAATCCTCCGGCCGAAGGGTTTCATCATCGTCCACGATAAGCGGTCAGTGGTGCTGGCAATAAAGAAATTCTTGCCGGCGTTGCACTGGGAGAAAGTGGCCATATCTGGTGAGGATGACGATGCGATATTGATCATTCAAAAGAAGATTTGGTTGACAAGTGAGAGCATCAGGGTTTCAGAATAG
- the LOC112727069 gene encoding probable methyltransferase PMT3 isoform X2: protein MARGRADGSPRKRLVTIMLVFVTIGGLIYLYSQNSSESSAVNKSLKQFSWKGDGVNDESSSGTSVVPKTIPVCDDRLSELIPCLDRNLIYQTRLKLDLNLMEHYERHCPMPERRYNCLIPPPPGYKIPIKWPKSRDQVWKANIPHTHLATEKSDQNWMVVKGEKIVFPGGGTHFHHGADKYIASIANMLNFPDNNINNRGRLRNVFDVGCGVASFGGYLLSSDVIAMSLAPNDVHENQIQFALERGIPAYLGVLGTKRLPYPSRSFELAHCSRCRIDWLQRDGILLLELDRLLRPGGYFAYSSPEAYAQDEEDKRIWKEMSALVERMCWKIAAKKNQTVIWVKPLTNDCYLRREPDTRPPLCKSNDDPDAVWGVNMEACITRYSDQMHKARGSGLAPWPARLTTPPPRLADFNYSADFFNKDMEVWQQRVNDYWTMLGNKIKPDTIRNVMDMKAKLGSFAAALKDKDVWVMNVVPENGPNTLKIIYDRGLLGTVHNWCEAFSTYPRTYDLLHASTIFSDIIEKECSPEDLLIEMDRILRPKGFIIVHDKRSVVLAIKKFLPALHWEKVAISGEDDDAILIIQKKIWLTSESIRVSE, encoded by the exons ATGGCGAGAGGGCGAGCAGATGGGAGCCCGAGAAAACGGTTGGTCACGATTATGTTGGTTTTCGTGACTATTGGTGGTTTGATTTACTTGTATTCTCAGAATAGCAGCGAGTCTTCGGCTGTTAACAAATCTTTGAAACAATTTAGCTGGAAGGGGGATGGAGTTAATGATGAATCTTCATCCGGAACCAGTGTTGTACCAAAGACCATTCCA GTCTGCGATGATCGTCTATCGGAACTCATTCCATGCCTAGACAGAAATCTCATATACCAAACAAGATTGAAGCTTGATTTGAATTTGATGGAGCATTATGAACGACATTGCCCAATGCCCGAGAGGCGTTATAATTGTTTGATTCCCCCTCCGCCAGGGTACAAG ATTCCAATTAAGTGGCCAAAAAGTAGAGATCAGGTATGGAAGGCAAATATACCTCATACCCATCTTGCAACTGAAAAATCTGACCAAAACTGGATGGTTGTAAAAGGCGAAAAGATTGTTTTTCCTGGTGGAGGAACTCACTTCCATCACGGTGCCGATAAATATATTGCATCAATTGCCAAT ATGCTCAACTTCCCAGATAATAATATAAACAATAGAGGAAGGCTCCGCAATGTTTTTGATGTTGGCTGTGGTGTTGCAAGCTTTGGAGGATACCTACTTTCTTCTGATGTAATTGCAATGTCATTAGCACCAAACGATGTTCATGAAAATCAAATCCAGTTTGCTTTAGAGAGAGGAATTCCGGCATATCTTGGTGTTTTAGGAACTAAAAGACTACCGTACCCTAGTAGATCATTTGAACTTGCTCATTGTTCTCGTTGTAGAATTGATTGGCTTCAAAGGGACGGTATTCTTCTTCTTGAGCTGGATAGACTGCTTCGACCAGGAGGCTACTTCGCCTACTCATCTCCTGAAGCTTATGCTCAAGATGAAGAGGATAAGAGAATTTGGAAAGAAATGAGTGCTCTTGTGGAGCGGATGTGTTGGAAAATAGCTGCCAAGAAGAACCAAACTGTTATATGGGTGAAGCCACTTACAAACGATTGCTACTTAAGAAGAGAGCCTGATACTCGGCCACCGCTTTGCAAATCCAATGATGATCCTGATGCTGTTTGGGGAGTTAATATGGAAGCTTGCATCACACGTTACTCTGATC AAATGCACAAAGCAAGAGGAAGCGGTTTGGCTCCTTGGCCGGCACGATTGACTACCCCTCCTCCTCGTCTTGCGGACTTCAATTATTCTGCCGATTTTTTTAACAAGGACATg GAAGTTTGGCAACAACGAGTCAATGATTATTGGACCATGCTTGGCAATAAAATTAAGCCTGACACGATCCGGAATGTGATGGACATGAAGGCAAAGTTAGGTTCATTTGCTGCTGCTTTGAAGGACAAAGATGTTTGGGTTATGAATGTGGTGCCAGAAAATGGGCCAAACACACTGAAGATAATATACGACAGAGGACTGTTGGGAACGGTTCACAACTG GTGCGAAGCATTTTCGACCTACCCTCGTACATATGACCTACTCCATGCGTCAACTATATTTTCTGATATCATTGAGAAGGAATGCAGTCCGGAAGATTTACTAATTGAGATGGATAGAATCCTCCGGCCGAAGGGTTTCATCATCGTCCACGATAAGCGGTCAGTGGTGCTGGCAATAAAGAAATTCTTGCCGGCGTTGCACTGGGAGAAAGTGGCCATATCTGGTGAGGATGACGATGCGATATTGATCATTCAAAAGAAGATTTGGTTGACAAGTGAGAGCATCAGGGTTTCAGAATAG
- the LOC112727071 gene encoding dolichyl-diphosphooligosaccharide--protein glycosyltransferase subunit 2 isoform X1 — MAFVRAPSPFLLVLVLALSIFAAITATTTIPQPISDHHRSAALNLFAPSHGSFPSLQDAYEALRVFEILGIEEKHRVSTDTCKVVLENLSSLSSSLKDLFYALKVNGILKCKVNGEVFEGIASRLKASISDASPLPDLYYSIGGLVLIKDQDSNVDVLLADATGTFQSIKAQSQSDGKWRYSSDKTESSAYAAGLAFEALAGVISLASSEIDQSKVNTVKHDILKLFDSIEKNDDGSFYFDGETVGGHEHQDSLSTTSSVVRGVTAFAAAVSGEINQLPGDKTLGLAKFLLGIGVPGDAKDFFNQVESLAFLESKRVTIPLILSLPETVYSLTTKGQLKVRVSTALGSAAPPLVVKLVRAFSSGAKDSSIIESKELQYDKRSGLHVLDGFTNNVDVGTYVFVFEIVLHDTHSKQVYATGGQIHMPIYVTGIIAVSNAEIGVLGDLGSVQTKKALDLAGNDVVSFSANHLQKLRFSFQLATPHGHVFKPHQAILKFRHEIKVEHVFVIGNVGKKFEITLDFLGLVEKLFYLSGKYDIELTVGDAAMENSFIRLLGHVKLDLPEAPEKAAQPPAPPVDPYSRYGPKTEITHLFRTPEKRPPQNLSITFLGLILLPFLGFLIGLLRLGVNLKNFPSSTVPAAFAMLFQLSIAAVLLLYVLFWLKLDLFTTLKTLGFLGAFLMFSGHRILSYLASTSTKLKSA, encoded by the exons ATGGCCTTCGTTCGCGCACCGTCACCGTTTCTTCTCGTCCTCGTTCTAGCTCTCTCGATCTTCGCCGCCATTACCGCCACCACCACTATTCCCCAACCGATCTCCGATCATCACCGATCCGCCGCATTGAACCTCTTCGCCCCTTCTCACGGATCGTTTCCCAG TTTGCAGGATGCGTATGAGGCTCTCAGGGTTTTTGAGATTCTAGGGATTGAAGAGAAGCACCGTGTGAGCACGGACACATGTAAGGTGGTGTTGGAAAATCTGAGTTCGTTGTCATCGTCTCTTAAGGATTTGTTCTATGCTTTGAAAGTTAATGGCATATTGAAATGCAAGGTTAATGGGGAGGTTTTCGAG GGTATTGCTTCAAGACTCAAGGCTTCTATCAGCGATGCAAGTCCTTTGCCTGACCTATACTACTCAATAGGAGGTTTGGTTCTCATAAAG GATCAGGATTCAAATGTTGATGTTCTTCTTGCTGATGCCACGGGAACTTTTCAGTCAATCAAG GCTCAAAGCCAAAGTGATGGAAAATGGCGCTACAGTTCTGACAAAACGGAATCCAGTGCCTATGCTGCTG GATTAGCATTTGAAGCCCTTGCTGGAGTGATTTCACTAGCATCATCTGAAATTGACCAGTCTAAG GTCAATACTGTAAAACATGATATACTGAAGCTTTTTGACAGCATTGAGAAAAATG ATGATGGAAGCTTCTATTTTGATGGGGAAACTGTTGGTGGGCATGAGCATCAGGATTCCCTTTCCACGACCTCTTCAGTTGTTCGAGGGGTTACTGCATTTGCTGCTGCAGTTTCTGGAGAAATAAAT CAGCTTCCAGGGGATAAAACATTGGGTTTAGCAAAGTTTCTCTTGGGCATTGGAGTCCCAGGAGATGCTAAGGACTTCTTCAATCAAGTTGAATCGTTAGCTTTTCTGGAGAGCAAAAG GGTTACCATCCCATTGATATTGTCACTTCCTGAAACGGTCTATTCATTAACCACGAAAGGCCAACTTAAG GTTCGTGTGAGTACAGCACTTGGTTCAGCCGCACCACCTCTAGTAGTTAAGCTTGTCCGAGCTTTCAGTTCTGGTGCAAAAGATTCAAGTATTATTGAGAGCAAG GAACTCCAGTATGACAAAAGAAGTGGACTTCATGTCTTGGATGGTTTCACAAATAATGTGGATGTGGGAACATATGTGTTTGTTTTTGAG ATTGTGCTTCATGACACTCACAGTAAACAAGTTTATGCTACCGGCGGCCAAATTCACATGCCTATATATGTTACTGGAATTATTGCAGTCAGCAATGCAGAAATCGGAGTTCTGGGTGACCTTGGAAGTGTCCAGACAAAAAAAGC GCTAGATCTTGCCGGAAATGATGTTGTTTCATTTTCAGCTAACCATCTGCAGAAGTTGCGGTTTTCTTTCCAATTGGCAACTCCTCACGGTCATGTTTTTAAGCCACATCAG gCAATTTTGAAGTTTAGGCATGAGATAAAGGTAGAACACGTCTTTGTGATTGGAAATGTTGGCAAGAAGTTTGAGATCACTCTG GATTTTCTTGGCCTGGTGGAGAAACTGTTCTATCTCTCAGGCAAATATGATATTGAGCTGACTGTTGGTGATGCTGCCATG GAAAACTCTTTCATACGGTTGCTTGGCCATGTCAAATTAGATCTTCCGGAAGCACCTGAGAAGGCAGCCCAACCTCCTGCACCCCCAGTTGACCCGTACTCAAGATATGGGCCCAAAACAGAGATAACTCACTTATTCAGGACCCCTGAAAAGCGACCACCTCAGAATCTCTCTATTACTTTCTTGGGTTTGATCCTTTTGCCATTCCTTGGCTTTTTAATTGGG TTATTACGTTTGGGGGTGAACCTGAAGAATTTCCCCAGTTCAACAGTACCTGCTGCATTTGCCATGCTGTTCCAACTCAGTATTGCCGCAGTGCTGTTGCTTTATGTACTTTTCTGGTTGAAG CTGGACCTGTTCACTACTCTCAAAACACTTGGCTTTTTGGGAGCTTTCTTGATGTTTTCCGGGCACCGGATTCTCTCCTATCTTGCTTCGACATCAACCAAGTTGAAATCTGCATGA
- the LOC112727071 gene encoding dolichyl-diphosphooligosaccharide--protein glycosyltransferase subunit 2 isoform X2, with protein MAFVRAPSPFLLVLVLALSIFAAITATTTIPQPISDHHRSAALNLFAPSHGSFPSLQDAYEALRVFEILGIEEKHRVSTDTCKVVLENLSSLSSSLKDLFYALKVNGILKCKVNGEVFEGIASRLKASISDASPLPDLYYSIGGLVLIKDQDSNVDVLLADATGTFQSIKAQSQSDGKWRYSSDKTESSAYAAGLAFEALAGVISLASSEIDQSKVNTVKHDILKLFDSIEKNDDGSFYFDGETVGGHEHQDSLSTTSSVVRGVTAFAAAVSGEINLPGDKTLGLAKFLLGIGVPGDAKDFFNQVESLAFLESKRVTIPLILSLPETVYSLTTKGQLKVRVSTALGSAAPPLVVKLVRAFSSGAKDSSIIESKELQYDKRSGLHVLDGFTNNVDVGTYVFVFEIVLHDTHSKQVYATGGQIHMPIYVTGIIAVSNAEIGVLGDLGSVQTKKALDLAGNDVVSFSANHLQKLRFSFQLATPHGHVFKPHQAILKFRHEIKVEHVFVIGNVGKKFEITLDFLGLVEKLFYLSGKYDIELTVGDAAMENSFIRLLGHVKLDLPEAPEKAAQPPAPPVDPYSRYGPKTEITHLFRTPEKRPPQNLSITFLGLILLPFLGFLIGLLRLGVNLKNFPSSTVPAAFAMLFQLSIAAVLLLYVLFWLKLDLFTTLKTLGFLGAFLMFSGHRILSYLASTSTKLKSA; from the exons ATGGCCTTCGTTCGCGCACCGTCACCGTTTCTTCTCGTCCTCGTTCTAGCTCTCTCGATCTTCGCCGCCATTACCGCCACCACCACTATTCCCCAACCGATCTCCGATCATCACCGATCCGCCGCATTGAACCTCTTCGCCCCTTCTCACGGATCGTTTCCCAG TTTGCAGGATGCGTATGAGGCTCTCAGGGTTTTTGAGATTCTAGGGATTGAAGAGAAGCACCGTGTGAGCACGGACACATGTAAGGTGGTGTTGGAAAATCTGAGTTCGTTGTCATCGTCTCTTAAGGATTTGTTCTATGCTTTGAAAGTTAATGGCATATTGAAATGCAAGGTTAATGGGGAGGTTTTCGAG GGTATTGCTTCAAGACTCAAGGCTTCTATCAGCGATGCAAGTCCTTTGCCTGACCTATACTACTCAATAGGAGGTTTGGTTCTCATAAAG GATCAGGATTCAAATGTTGATGTTCTTCTTGCTGATGCCACGGGAACTTTTCAGTCAATCAAG GCTCAAAGCCAAAGTGATGGAAAATGGCGCTACAGTTCTGACAAAACGGAATCCAGTGCCTATGCTGCTG GATTAGCATTTGAAGCCCTTGCTGGAGTGATTTCACTAGCATCATCTGAAATTGACCAGTCTAAG GTCAATACTGTAAAACATGATATACTGAAGCTTTTTGACAGCATTGAGAAAAATG ATGATGGAAGCTTCTATTTTGATGGGGAAACTGTTGGTGGGCATGAGCATCAGGATTCCCTTTCCACGACCTCTTCAGTTGTTCGAGGGGTTACTGCATTTGCTGCTGCAGTTTCTGGAGAAATAAAT CTTCCAGGGGATAAAACATTGGGTTTAGCAAAGTTTCTCTTGGGCATTGGAGTCCCAGGAGATGCTAAGGACTTCTTCAATCAAGTTGAATCGTTAGCTTTTCTGGAGAGCAAAAG GGTTACCATCCCATTGATATTGTCACTTCCTGAAACGGTCTATTCATTAACCACGAAAGGCCAACTTAAG GTTCGTGTGAGTACAGCACTTGGTTCAGCCGCACCACCTCTAGTAGTTAAGCTTGTCCGAGCTTTCAGTTCTGGTGCAAAAGATTCAAGTATTATTGAGAGCAAG GAACTCCAGTATGACAAAAGAAGTGGACTTCATGTCTTGGATGGTTTCACAAATAATGTGGATGTGGGAACATATGTGTTTGTTTTTGAG ATTGTGCTTCATGACACTCACAGTAAACAAGTTTATGCTACCGGCGGCCAAATTCACATGCCTATATATGTTACTGGAATTATTGCAGTCAGCAATGCAGAAATCGGAGTTCTGGGTGACCTTGGAAGTGTCCAGACAAAAAAAGC GCTAGATCTTGCCGGAAATGATGTTGTTTCATTTTCAGCTAACCATCTGCAGAAGTTGCGGTTTTCTTTCCAATTGGCAACTCCTCACGGTCATGTTTTTAAGCCACATCAG gCAATTTTGAAGTTTAGGCATGAGATAAAGGTAGAACACGTCTTTGTGATTGGAAATGTTGGCAAGAAGTTTGAGATCACTCTG GATTTTCTTGGCCTGGTGGAGAAACTGTTCTATCTCTCAGGCAAATATGATATTGAGCTGACTGTTGGTGATGCTGCCATG GAAAACTCTTTCATACGGTTGCTTGGCCATGTCAAATTAGATCTTCCGGAAGCACCTGAGAAGGCAGCCCAACCTCCTGCACCCCCAGTTGACCCGTACTCAAGATATGGGCCCAAAACAGAGATAACTCACTTATTCAGGACCCCTGAAAAGCGACCACCTCAGAATCTCTCTATTACTTTCTTGGGTTTGATCCTTTTGCCATTCCTTGGCTTTTTAATTGGG TTATTACGTTTGGGGGTGAACCTGAAGAATTTCCCCAGTTCAACAGTACCTGCTGCATTTGCCATGCTGTTCCAACTCAGTATTGCCGCAGTGCTGTTGCTTTATGTACTTTTCTGGTTGAAG CTGGACCTGTTCACTACTCTCAAAACACTTGGCTTTTTGGGAGCTTTCTTGATGTTTTCCGGGCACCGGATTCTCTCCTATCTTGCTTCGACATCAACCAAGTTGAAATCTGCATGA